One window from the genome of Carcharodon carcharias isolate sCarCar2 chromosome 9, sCarCar2.pri, whole genome shotgun sequence encodes:
- the LOC121282306 gene encoding sestrin-1-like isoform X2 has translation MGAENERTHLLFVKALGSRSCLDGVVQLMGCHPQYLESFLKTQHYLLHMDGPLPFHYRHYIAIMAAARHQSSYLVEVHINQFLQVGGDPQWLQGLDCIPQRLRNLNEINKILAHRPWLITKQHIENLLKIGEHCWSLAELVHGVVLLAHYHSLASFVFGCGISAEGGHEGGHVLRPSSINNQCSGDTTNGNGNIPDPSLAHRRRRSVDYSSDSECLADRMQKFQAEKENEEEMLREEIWIGLETEKDTSPPTVTRALEDKPVTIPDLSCYVEDPEFGYPEFARRSGEQLPVFRAQDYSWEDHGFSLVNRLYSDIGHLLDEKFRTVYSLKNGTMAKQRGCDFSALKRGIWNYIHCMFGIRYDDYDYGEMNLFLEKNLKVYLKTVTCYPEKAKPQMFERYWRQFKYSEKVRVNLLILEARMQAELLYALHAITHYMIS, from the exons ATGGGTGCAGAGAATGAGCGGACCCACCTGTTGTTTGTGAAAGCACTGGGCAGCAGGAGCTGCCTAGATGGAGTCGTGCAGCTCATGGGATGCCACCCTCAGTACCTGGAGTCATTCCTGAAAACCCAACACTACCTGCTGCATATGGATGGACCCCTCCCTTTCCACTACCGACACTACATCGCCATCATG GCGGCAGCCCGACACCAGTCCTCTTATTTGGTGGAGGTTCACATTAATCAGTTTTTGCAGGTGGGTGGTGACCCACAGTGGCTGCAGGGGCTCGACTGTATCCCTCAGAGACTGAGGAACCTGAATGAGATCAACAAGATCCTGGCACATAGGCCCTGGCTGATCACCAAGCAACACATCGAG AACTTGCTGAAAATTGGAGAGCACTGTTGGTCACTGGCAGAGCTGGTACATGGGGTTGTGCTGCTggctcattaccactcgctggCGAGTTTTGTTTTTGGCTGTGGGATAAGTGCTGAGGGAGGACACGAGGGTGGCCATGTCTTAAGGCCATCGTCGATTAACAACCAGTGCTCTGGCGACACAACGAATGGGAATGGCAAcatcccagacccctcactggcACATCGCAGGCGAAGG TCAGTGGATTATTCCAGTGATTCCGAATGTTTGGCAGACAGGATGCAGAAATtccaggcagagaaagagaatgaagagGAGATGCTGCGGGAAGAAATATGGATTGGATTGGAGACAGAAAAAGACACAAGTCCACCAACAGTGACCAGGG CTCTGGAAGATAAACCTGTCACAATACCTGACTTGTCCTGTTACGTGGAAGACCCTGAGTTTGGTTACCCTGAATTTGCCAGAAGAAGTGGAGAGCAGCTGCCTGTTTTCCGAGCTCAG GACTATTCCTGGGAAGACCATGGGTTCTCACTCGTGAACCGGCTGTATTCAGACATTGGCCACCTCCTCGACGAGAAGTTCCGCACTGTGTACAGTCTGAAGAATGGCACCATGGCCAAACAGCGAGGCTGTGACTTCTCAGCACTCAAGAGGGGCATTTGGAACTACATACACTGCATGTTTGGTATTAG GTACGATGATTATGATTATGGTGAGATGAATCTTTTCTTGGAGAAGAATCTGAAGGTTTACTTGAAGACTGTGACTTGCTACCCAGAAAAAGCAAAGCCTCAGATGTTTGAGAGGTACTGGAGGCAGTTTAAATATTCAGAAAAG GTTCGTGTGAATCTGTTGATCCTGGAAGCTCGGATGCAGGCAGAGCTTCTCTATGCACTGCATGCAATAACCCACTATATGATCTCTTAA
- the LOC121282306 gene encoding sestrin-3-like isoform X1: protein MIISISEENDRNPENMAAGEYLNRCQRISRQDRAGRVPRPCTNGQNPLIPEHEINKMGAENERTHLLFVKALGSRSCLDGVVQLMGCHPQYLESFLKTQHYLLHMDGPLPFHYRHYIAIMAAARHQSSYLVEVHINQFLQVGGDPQWLQGLDCIPQRLRNLNEINKILAHRPWLITKQHIENLLKIGEHCWSLAELVHGVVLLAHYHSLASFVFGCGISAEGGHEGGHVLRPSSINNQCSGDTTNGNGNIPDPSLAHRRRRSVDYSSDSECLADRMQKFQAEKENEEEMLREEIWIGLETEKDTSPPTVTRALEDKPVTIPDLSCYVEDPEFGYPEFARRSGEQLPVFRAQDYSWEDHGFSLVNRLYSDIGHLLDEKFRTVYSLKNGTMAKQRGCDFSALKRGIWNYIHCMFGIRYDDYDYGEMNLFLEKNLKVYLKTVTCYPEKAKPQMFERYWRQFKYSEKVRVNLLILEARMQAELLYALHAITHYMIS from the exons GACCGGGCAGGCAGGGTCCCTCGACCATGTACCAATGGGCAAAATCCATTGATACCAGAGCATGAG ATCAACAAGATGGGTGCAGAGAATGAGCGGACCCACCTGTTGTTTGTGAAAGCACTGGGCAGCAGGAGCTGCCTAGATGGAGTCGTGCAGCTCATGGGATGCCACCCTCAGTACCTGGAGTCATTCCTGAAAACCCAACACTACCTGCTGCATATGGATGGACCCCTCCCTTTCCACTACCGACACTACATCGCCATCATG GCGGCAGCCCGACACCAGTCCTCTTATTTGGTGGAGGTTCACATTAATCAGTTTTTGCAGGTGGGTGGTGACCCACAGTGGCTGCAGGGGCTCGACTGTATCCCTCAGAGACTGAGGAACCTGAATGAGATCAACAAGATCCTGGCACATAGGCCCTGGCTGATCACCAAGCAACACATCGAG AACTTGCTGAAAATTGGAGAGCACTGTTGGTCACTGGCAGAGCTGGTACATGGGGTTGTGCTGCTggctcattaccactcgctggCGAGTTTTGTTTTTGGCTGTGGGATAAGTGCTGAGGGAGGACACGAGGGTGGCCATGTCTTAAGGCCATCGTCGATTAACAACCAGTGCTCTGGCGACACAACGAATGGGAATGGCAAcatcccagacccctcactggcACATCGCAGGCGAAGG TCAGTGGATTATTCCAGTGATTCCGAATGTTTGGCAGACAGGATGCAGAAATtccaggcagagaaagagaatgaagagGAGATGCTGCGGGAAGAAATATGGATTGGATTGGAGACAGAAAAAGACACAAGTCCACCAACAGTGACCAGGG CTCTGGAAGATAAACCTGTCACAATACCTGACTTGTCCTGTTACGTGGAAGACCCTGAGTTTGGTTACCCTGAATTTGCCAGAAGAAGTGGAGAGCAGCTGCCTGTTTTCCGAGCTCAG GACTATTCCTGGGAAGACCATGGGTTCTCACTCGTGAACCGGCTGTATTCAGACATTGGCCACCTCCTCGACGAGAAGTTCCGCACTGTGTACAGTCTGAAGAATGGCACCATGGCCAAACAGCGAGGCTGTGACTTCTCAGCACTCAAGAGGGGCATTTGGAACTACATACACTGCATGTTTGGTATTAG GTACGATGATTATGATTATGGTGAGATGAATCTTTTCTTGGAGAAGAATCTGAAGGTTTACTTGAAGACTGTGACTTGCTACCCAGAAAAAGCAAAGCCTCAGATGTTTGAGAGGTACTGGAGGCAGTTTAAATATTCAGAAAAG GTTCGTGTGAATCTGTTGATCCTGGAAGCTCGGATGCAGGCAGAGCTTCTCTATGCACTGCATGCAATAACCCACTATATGATCTCTTAA